In Oscillatoria acuminata PCC 6304, a single window of DNA contains:
- a CDS encoding tyrosine-type recombinase/integrase, whose product MFLSYIEYKSKTLKNSSFKDLKRTLKHMADFPTSEVSPTAAKEIRAYLLTNLSQETARRVLQQVSACCRWASEMGMIELNPFEGLPTIKRKKQGSEIYPFTRDERDRILDRFNSDPNHKPFAPYVGFLFLTGCRPSEAIGLQWRHVNCEFVTFAEPVVEGFRESSTKNASIRRFPINKSLAELLESVKPAHPNPILPVFVSSGGGMIRQENFNRRHWRPVLDSLEIPYRRPYNTRHTFATLCLDAGVPVQQVASWLGHSPTMTLKHYAGLTRSEVPEL is encoded by the coding sequence TTGTTCCTGTCATACATCGAATACAAGTCTAAAACCTTAAAAAATTCGTCATTCAAAGACTTAAAAAGAACTCTAAAACACATGGCTGATTTTCCGACATCAGAAGTATCTCCTACCGCAGCGAAGGAAATTCGCGCTTACTTGCTCACGAATCTCTCACAAGAAACAGCTAGGCGTGTATTACAGCAAGTAAGCGCTTGCTGTCGGTGGGCATCGGAGATGGGCATGATTGAATTAAATCCGTTTGAGGGACTGCCAACCATCAAGCGGAAAAAACAGGGAAGTGAAATTTATCCCTTCACCCGGGATGAGCGCGATCGCATCCTGGATCGGTTCAACTCTGATCCAAATCACAAGCCGTTCGCCCCCTACGTCGGTTTTTTGTTTTTGACTGGGTGCAGACCCTCGGAGGCGATCGGTCTCCAGTGGCGTCACGTCAATTGCGAGTTCGTCACTTTTGCCGAGCCGGTCGTCGAAGGATTCCGCGAAAGTTCCACAAAAAACGCCTCTATTCGCAGGTTCCCAATCAACAAATCACTGGCAGAGTTGCTGGAGTCTGTCAAGCCAGCGCACCCCAACCCCATTTTACCCGTGTTTGTCAGCAGCGGCGGGGGAATGATTCGCCAAGAAAATTTTAACCGGCGACACTGGCGACCAGTCCTTGACTCATTGGAAATTCCTTACCGGAGACCCTATAACACCCGCCATACTTTCGCAACTCTTTGCCTGGATGCCGGGGTTCCGGTTCAACAAGTTGCCTCATGGCTCGGGCATTCCCCGACCATGACCCTGAAGCATTACGCTGGACTGACTCGCTCCGAAGTGCCGGAACTCTAA
- a CDS encoding MYND finger encodes MDEDYAKYLERQYGPEVAKNYREVSTIKQDHKPFPKCAKCGQIFTHGRKTAYCSKQCEMKTWSKKLTKS; translated from the coding sequence ATGGATGAAGACTACGCCAAATATTTAGAGCGTCAATATGGGCCAGAAGTGGCAAAAAATTACAGGGAAGTTTCCACCATAAAACAAGACCACAAGCCTTTCCCCAAATGTGCTAAGTGCGGACAGATTTTCACTCATGGGCGAAAAACTGCCTATTGCAGCAAGCAGTGTGAGATGAAGACTTGGAGTAAGAAACTCACGAAATCTTAA
- a CDS encoding helix-turn-helix transcriptional regulator, with product MARLEDLNLTQDELAKFVGVRRATVSTWVKGGIPRLQPIQVLRLAVVLNCTLDDLVEMFQPSELRSLHHLRKEFEALKKKT from the coding sequence ATGGCAAGACTGGAAGATCTGAATCTTACTCAGGACGAACTAGCCAAATTCGTTGGGGTTCGGAGGGCTACTGTCTCGACATGGGTAAAGGGTGGAATCCCTCGCCTGCAACCAATACAGGTCTTGAGATTGGCTGTAGTCCTCAACTGCACATTAGATGACCTTGTGGAGATGTTTCAGCCTTCTGAGCTAAGGAGCCTGCACCACCTTAGAAAAGAATTTGAGGCTTTAAAAAAAAAGACTTGA